The Euphorbia lathyris chromosome 3, ddEupLath1.1, whole genome shotgun sequence genome contains a region encoding:
- the LOC136223789 gene encoding uncharacterized protein — protein MNSILIDKFKVTAFDDGNGFGSPDDLGVRDSESVSGGILDTSATCESIDDLNCRSSASSLPESPKKQRVSKLQETFSVLEEEDACPICLAGNVIWQWLQLLALPKTKSLLAVSVESLPT, from the exons ATGAATTCAATACTAATCGACAAATTCAAGGTAACTGCCTTTGACGATGGCAATGGTTTTGGTTCTCCAGATGATCTTGGTGTCCGAG ATTCTGAATCTGTTAGTGGTGGAATCCTTGATACTTCAGCAACATGCGAGTCTATTGACGATCTAAACTGCAGAAGTTCAGCAAGTTCATTGCCGGAGTCTCCAAAGAAGCAGAGGGTATCAAAACTACAAGAAACATTTTCAGTACTCGAAGAAGAGGATGCTTGTCCCATTTGTCTCGCAG GAAATGTTATTTGGCAATGGCTTCAATTACTAGCACTTCCCAAGACGAAAAGTTTATTAGCAGTTTCGGTGGAAAGCTTACCAACTTAG